The window AATAATGAAAGTTTAACAAACTCTCTTGAAAAAGCAAAAGAGTCTCTTGCTAAGCTATTAGAAAAAAATGGGCCTGGAAATGATTTTCTTGGATGGCTTGATTATGATAGATATATTGACCAGTTTCAAATAGAAGATATCAAAATTACTGCTGAAAAGCTTATTAAAATTTCTGATTATATAATTGTTTCTGGTATTGGTGGATCTTATCTTGGGGCAAAAGCAGTAATTGAGATGTTAAATGGAAATGGAAAGATTATTTTCACAGGTTTTGATCTATCACCTTATGATCTTGAAAGAACTTTAAATAAATTAGATAACAAAGATATTAGTCTAATTGTAATATCAAAGTCTGGTACTACCACTGAAACTTCAATATCCTTTAGAATTATTAAAGATATTATCATTAAAAAGTATGGAGAATCTTCAATTAAAGATAGAATCGTTTGTATAACTGATAAAAACAAAGGAGCTTTGGTTAAGTTTGTTGATAAATATGGATGCAAAAAATATATTATTCCCGATGATATTGGGGGAAGATTTTCAGTTTTTACTCCTGTTGGTTTACTTCCGATAGCATGTGCAGGCCATGATATAGAAATTATAAGAAAAACACTAAAAAATGTAATCCCTTCTTTAAAAAAAATTGACAAAGAAAACCCATCTATTCTTTATGCAACTTATAGAAATTTTCAATATAAATATAATAACAAAAAGGTGGAATATCTTATTGCTTATGATGATTGTTTTAGATATTTTATTGAATGGTGGAAGCAATTATTTGGTGAGTCAGAAGGTAAAGATGGAGTTGGAATAATGCCTTCTTCAGCTATTTTTACAACAGATCTTCACTCTATTGGTCAATATTTACAACAAGGAGAAAGACTTTTACAAGAAACTATTATTAAAGTTTCAAATTATCAAAAAGACTTTTTAATTCCTTATGACAAAGATGATTTTGATAACTTTAATACAATTTCTAATAAATCATTAAGTTGGATTCAGAATATAGCTTTTTACTCAACTACAATTGCTCACTATGATGGAAACGTACCGATAACCATAATTGAAATTGATAAAATATCTTTAGAACTCATTACAGAACTTATGATTTTTTTCATGTTCTCTTGTGGTATTTCAGGTTATATGCTTAATATTAATCCATTTGACCAACCTGGAGTTGAAGATTACAAAAGAAACATGAAAGCCTTAATGGGTAATAAAGATTTAATTAATCTTAAAGAAATGCTTGAAAATACAATTAATGAATTTTTTTAATATATTTTGCTTACAAAATTTAATTTTATTTTATTATTTCTAAAAGATAATTTTAATTATAAATCAATTCAAATACACTTAAAATTAGATTAACTTAATAATAACTATTTTTTAAATTTTATTTAATTTAAATTT of the Spirochaetota bacterium genome contains:
- a CDS encoding glucose-6-phosphate isomerase, which produces MFKLNFNFHKKFLNNESLTNSLEKAKESLAKLLEKNGPGNDFLGWLDYDRYIDQFQIEDIKITAEKLIKISDYIIVSGIGGSYLGAKAVIEMLNGNGKIIFTGFDLSPYDLERTLNKLDNKDISLIVISKSGTTTETSISFRIIKDIIIKKYGESSIKDRIVCITDKNKGALVKFVDKYGCKKYIIPDDIGGRFSVFTPVGLLPIACAGHDIEIIRKTLKNVIPSLKKIDKENPSILYATYRNFQYKYNNKKVEYLIAYDDCFRYFIEWWKQLFGESEGKDGVGIMPSSAIFTTDLHSIGQYLQQGERLLQETIIKVSNYQKDFLIPYDKDDFDNFNTISNKSLSWIQNIAFYSTTIAHYDGNVPITIIEIDKISLELITELMIFFMFSCGISGYMLNINPFDQPGVEDYKRNMKALMGNKDLINLKEMLENTINEFF